Proteins from a single region of Callithrix jacchus isolate 240 chromosome 12, calJac240_pri, whole genome shotgun sequence:
- the RBP4 gene encoding retinol-binding protein 4 isoform X1 has product MKWVWALLLLAVLGISRAERDCRVSSFRVKENFDKARFSGTWYAMAKKDPEGLFLQDNIIAEFSVDETGQMSATAKGRVRLLNNWDVCADMVGTFTDTEDPAKFKMKYWGVASFLQKGNDDHWIIDTDYDTYAVQYSCRLLNLDGTCADSYSFVFSRDPNGLPPEAQRIIRQRQEELCLARQYRLIVHNGYCDGKSERNLL; this is encoded by the exons ATGAAGTGGGTGTGGGCGCTCTTGCTGCTGGCGGTGCTGGGCATCAGCCGGGCGGAGCGCGACTGCCGGGTGAGCAGCTTCCGAGTCAAGGAGAACTTCGACAAGGCTCGC TTTTCCGGGACCTGGTACGCCATGGCCAAGAAGGACCCCGAGGGCCTCTTTCTGCAGGACAACATCATCGCAGAGTTCTCTGTGGACGAGACCGGCCAGATGAGCGCCACGGCCAAGGGCCGAGTCCGTCTTTTGAA TAACTGGGACGTGTGCGCAGACATGGTGGGCACCTTCACGGACACCGAGGACCCTGCCAAGTTCAAGATGAAGTACTGGGGCGTAGCCTCCTTTCTCCAGAAAGGAA atgatGACCACTGGATCATCGACACGGACTACGACACGTACGCTGTGCAGTACTCCTGCCGCCTCCTGAACCTCGACGGCACCTGTGCTGACAGCTACTCCTTCGTGTTTTCCCGTGACCCCAACGGCCTGCCACCGGAAGCACAGAGGATCATAAGGCAGCGGCAGGAGGAGCTGTGCCTGGCCAGGCAGTACAGGCTGATCGTCCACAACG
- the RBP4 gene encoding retinol-binding protein 4 isoform X2, with the protein MRRAHGDPARSRAPGVLLGKMKWVWALLLLAVLGISRAERDCRVSSFRVKENFDKARFSGTWYAMAKKDPEGLFLQDNIIAEFSVDETGQMSATAKGRVRLLNNWDVCADMVGTFTDTEDPAKFKMKYWGVASFLQKGNDDHWIIDTDYDTYAVQYSCRLLNLDGTCADSYSFVFSRDPNGLPPEAQRIIRQRQEELCLARQYRLIVHNGYCDGKSERNLL; encoded by the exons ATGAGGCGGGCCCACGGGGACCCTGCCCGCTCCCGGGCGCCG GGCGTACTCCTGGGCAAGATGAAGTGGGTGTGGGCGCTCTTGCTGCTGGCGGTGCTGGGCATCAGCCGGGCGGAGCGCGACTGCCGGGTGAGCAGCTTCCGAGTCAAGGAGAACTTCGACAAGGCTCGC TTTTCCGGGACCTGGTACGCCATGGCCAAGAAGGACCCCGAGGGCCTCTTTCTGCAGGACAACATCATCGCAGAGTTCTCTGTGGACGAGACCGGCCAGATGAGCGCCACGGCCAAGGGCCGAGTCCGTCTTTTGAA TAACTGGGACGTGTGCGCAGACATGGTGGGCACCTTCACGGACACCGAGGACCCTGCCAAGTTCAAGATGAAGTACTGGGGCGTAGCCTCCTTTCTCCAGAAAGGAA atgatGACCACTGGATCATCGACACGGACTACGACACGTACGCTGTGCAGTACTCCTGCCGCCTCCTGAACCTCGACGGCACCTGTGCTGACAGCTACTCCTTCGTGTTTTCCCGTGACCCCAACGGCCTGCCACCGGAAGCACAGAGGATCATAAGGCAGCGGCAGGAGGAGCTGTGCCTGGCCAGGCAGTACAGGCTGATCGTCCACAACG